ATATGCAGCCATTTTGATCATCCTTGTTGTAGCTAGTAATATTATTATTGAAAAAACAGTTCTACCAAACTGGATAGATGATGGTGGGATGAATGAACGAATTTTTCGTTCCCTTTCCATTCCAACTACGGTTTTACTCTGCGTTGCAGTAGGAATTAGTGAAGAATGGCTTTTTCGTGGTGTGGTTTATGAGTTGGTCGGGAATTTTTGGACAAGTTTACTGTTCACAGCTATTCATTTTCGATATTTACAAAAACCTATACTCATTGGAATGGTATTTCTTACAAGCTATTTACTAGGCGTACTTTTTACCTGGACCAATAGTCTGATCACAGTTATGTTTGTTCATGCTACTATCAATTTTATTCTTGCGCTATTTTTAAAATACAGTTCAAAGTCTACATATTCACATGAAGATACGTAACAAAAAGGGGAGGAAATATGATGGAAGGTAGAGATGTTGGTAAGCGAATGGAAGGGCAACAGGACACCCTGCTCGGCTTACCACCTAGAAAAACAAGGTTAAAAAATCATAAAAAACAAGCACAAAAAAAGCAAGTAAATCGTACAAGCACAGAAAAGCTATCAGCAAAGAATGATAACGAAGAATCTAGTAAACCAGTAAAAGCCTCGACTAAACTCACCAGTGGAGGAGGATGGAAGGTGATTGTTCCGCTAGCGGGTGCAGTTGTCGTGGCAGGTGTATTGTTCATCTGGAAAGAGATGAATACGTCACAAACGACATCTTTTTTTAGCGAAAACCACACGCGAACAGATGCAATTGCTTCGGGGACAGGAATTTCAGTTACGGGGCCCGAACCTCTTGTAAATAGGGAAGGGGCAGATCAGTCAAATGTAGCAACAACAGGAATACAAAAGAAGCTAGATGACGAGAAACCAACAAATAATTCATCGTTGGCGATGGAAGGAGAAAAAGGAGAGGGAGGAACGAAAGTCACTGCTAAACCTATTGGTAGCTCTACCCCATCTGCTAATAAACCTACTGCTGACCAGAAAACTAGTAGCCCAGCTTCAGTCTCACCATCAAACAAACCTGAACCAACTAAAAGCGAACAAAAACCTGCAAAAAAAATAAAAAGTAAATTGTATAAAGTAAAAAGAGGAGATAATTTACATAAGATTTCCCGTGCTTACTATGGTAATAATAATGGAGTAAATCGAATCGCAACTTTTAATGGTCTCGATACAGAAGCCCCATTAATAGAGGGAAAAACACTTTACATTCCCGTTGATTAATGAATGCAATCATGTTAATCGCCTAAAATGGTTACTCTAGAGAGAGAAACTGTTAGGAGGT
This is a stretch of genomic DNA from Brevibacillus laterosporus DSM 25. It encodes these proteins:
- a CDS encoding CPBP family intramembrane glutamic endopeptidase: MNRNNQLDQLDDRTLLLNLWLTQGIVLLIAILGSWFLYTKTELWHLFFTLHPAYLGYAAILIILVVASNIIIEKTVLPNWIDDGGMNERIFRSLSIPTTVLLCVAVGISEEWLFRGVVYELVGNFWTSLLFTAIHFRYLQKPILIGMVFLTSYLLGVLFTWTNSLITVMFVHATINFILALFLKYSSKSTYSHEDT
- a CDS encoding LysM peptidoglycan-binding domain-containing protein, which translates into the protein MEGRDVGKRMEGQQDTLLGLPPRKTRLKNHKKQAQKKQVNRTSTEKLSAKNDNEESSKPVKASTKLTSGGGWKVIVPLAGAVVVAGVLFIWKEMNTSQTTSFFSENHTRTDAIASGTGISVTGPEPLVNREGADQSNVATTGIQKKLDDEKPTNNSSLAMEGEKGEGGTKVTAKPIGSSTPSANKPTADQKTSSPASVSPSNKPEPTKSEQKPAKKIKSKLYKVKRGDNLHKISRAYYGNNNGVNRIATFNGLDTEAPLIEGKTLYIPVD